A stretch of the Denticeps clupeoides chromosome 6, fDenClu1.1, whole genome shotgun sequence genome encodes the following:
- the brd8a gene encoding bromodomain-containing protein 8 isoform X3, giving the protein MGGYFTEEETGGRGGRDEEEGHRCSLSGQAVKNAPKRLSGVTVRSPTGASSPSLDFSLSDTPLSTPDEPSASTQASAAFLPLSDGPGPGVVESGLGALLDDSPQKKLLGQKATPPPSPLLSELLKKGSLLPTSPRLVGEGDVPGGHMAGAHALPASQAATGAPTLSRLLEAGPAQFPSPLGSLATADAPTASAVPALDPATSLSTGVDVVTASVSGVLIHPDSAEHKAVELAEDDLVTVSYMGEELDLETVGDIIAIIEDKGDENAEALDAAAVEAALSLCEESGHALSGPWETDPPILSGAPPSSACLHEALEVNRDVLEARAEGCRSQDQCVPVFPQCSGPVMCDQTHTHEGHTSLSHPIGQAGRKDDQTECPASSHPVIKCETEEWTSPPLTEPVTEDSGSALSKVPKVEKEEEEELLSDGEEGSVSELKEGQEEDAAEECGLDEEGEGAEPYLSEAEGEAELEPPASESEDGYSMHTASSSLQLHTTADSIPSSPASSQFSISSEDQEAIQAQKIWKKAIMLVWRAAANHRYANVFLQPVTDDIAPGYHSIVHRPMDLSTIKKNIETGLIRTTAEFQRDIMLMFQNAVMYNSSDHDVFHMALEMQRDVLEQIQQFLATQLIMQTSESSISAKSLRGRETNRKQDPNDKDTVPMASPAFLLSLFDGGTRGRRCAIEADLKMKK; this is encoded by the exons ATGGGGGGATATTTTACA gaagaagaaacaggaggaagaggaggcagagatgaagaggaaggccACAGATGCAGCCTATCAGG ACAGGCGGTGAAGAACGCTCCAAAGCGGCTGAGCGGCGTCACCGTGCGCTCCCCCACCGGGGCCAGTTCGCCGAGCTTGGACTTCTCTCTGAGTGACACCCCCCTGTCCACGCCAGACGAGCCCAGCGCATCG ACACAGGCCAGTGCCGCGTTTTTGCCCCTTTCTGATGGTCCTGGGCCAGGAGTGGTTGAGTCAGGTTTGGGGGCTCTTCTGGACGACTCCCCACAGAAGAAGCTCCTCGGTCAGAAGGCCACTCCGCCTCCATCACCCCTCCTCTCAGAGCTGCTGAAGAAGGGAAGCCTTTTACCCACCAGCCCCAGACTA GTGGGTGAAGGGGACGTTCCTGGGGGTCACATGGCTGGAGCTCACGCTTTACCCGCCTCCCAGGCAGCTACAG gAGCTCCCACGCTGTCGCGCTTGCTGGAGGCCGGCCCTGCCCAGTTCCCCTCCCCTCTGGGTTCCCTGGCCACAGCAGATGCTCCCACTGCCTCTGCAGTCCCCGCACTGGACCCCGCCACGTCTCTAAGCACag GTGTTGATGTGGTCACCGCCTCTGTAAGTGGGGTACTGATTCATCCCGACTCAGCCGAACACAAGGCAGTGGAGCTGGCAGAGGACGACCTGGTCACGGTGTCCTACATGGGCGAGGAGCTGGACCTGGAGACAGTAGGGGACATCATTGCCATTATAGAGGACAAG GGGGATGAGAATGCTGAGGCTCTGGACGCTGCGGCTGTCGAGGcagccctctctctctgtgaggAAAGTGGCCACGCCCTCTCAGGCCCCTGGGAGACAGATCCGCCCATTCTGTCAGGAGCCCCGCCCAGCTCTGCATGTCTGCACGAGGCTTTAGAGGTTAACAGAGACGTGCTGGAGGCGAGGGCTGAGGGGTGTCGTTCCCAGGACCAGTGCGTCCCAGTATTTCCCCAGTGCTCAGGGCCGGTCATGTGCGATCAGACACACACCCATGAAGGCCACACCTCTCTCTCACATCCTATTGGTCAGGCCGGTAGAAAGGATGATCAGACAGAATGCCCCGCCTCTTCACACCCTGTTATTAAATGTGAGACTGAAGAGTGGACCAGTCCTCCCCTCACAG AACCTGTGACAGAAGATTCGGGCTCTGCATTAAGCAAGGTTCCTAAG gtcgagaaggaggaggaggaggagctgctgagTGATGGTGAAGAAGGGAGCGTGTCGGAGCTGAAGGAGGGCCAAGAAGAGGACGCTGCAGAGGAGTGTGGGCTGGACGAGGagggtgagggggcggagccgtACCTGTCTGAGGCTGAGGGCGAAGCCGAGCTGGAGCCCCCGGCAAGTGAAAGCGAGGATGGATACAGCATGCACaccgcctcctcctccctgcAGCTCCACACCACAGCTGACTCCATCCCCAGCAGCCCGGCGTCCTCACAGTT CTCCATAAGCAGCGAGGATCAGGAGGCCATCCAGGCACAGAAGATATGGAAAAAAGCTATCATGTTGGTGTGGCgagcagcagccaatcacag GTATGCTAATGTGTTCCTGCAGCCGGTAACTGATGACATCGCCCCCGGATACCACAGTATTGTCCACAG GCCCATGGACCTGTCCACCATCAAGAAGAACATCGAGACGGGCCTGATCCGTACCACAGCGGAGTTCCAGCGCGACATCATGCTCATGTTCCAGAACGCGGTGATGTACAACAGCTCGGACCACGACGTGTTCCACATGGCCCTGGAGATGCAGCGTGATGTGCTGGAGCAGATCCAGCAGTTCCTGGCCACACAGCTGATCATGCAGACGTCCGAGTCCAGCATCAGCGCCAAGAGTCTGCGTGGCAGGGAGACCAACCGCAAACAGGACCCCAACGACAAG GACACTGTCCCCATGGCCTCTCCTgccttccttctctctctcttt GATGGAGGCACTAGAGGGCGCCGCTGTGCCATCGAGGCTGACCTGAAAATGAAGAAGTGA
- the brd8a gene encoding bromodomain-containing protein 8 isoform X2, which translates to MASGVGKHKLLSLGPTEPWSVSEKLCLASSVMKSGDQNWVSVSRAIKPFAEPGRPPDWFSQKHCASQYSELLETTETPKRKRGEKGEVVETIEDVIVRKLTAERIEELKRLIKDTQEKHRKLKREAELIQAGNLDSKLEELWGDILQKKKQEEEEAEMKRKATDAAYQARQAVKNAPKRLSGVTVRSPTGASSPSLDFSLSDTPLSTPDEPSASTQASAAFLPLSDGPGPGVVESGLGALLDDSPQKKLLGQKATPPPSPLLSELLKKGSLLPTSPRLVGEGDVPGGHMAGAHALPASQAATGAPTLSRLLEAGPAQFPSPLGSLATADAPTASAVPALDPATSLSTGVDVVTASVSGVLIHPDSAEHKAVELAEDDLVTVSYMGEELDLETVGDIIAIIEDKGDENAEALDAAAVEAALSLCEESGHALSGPWETDPPILSGAPPSSACLHEALEVNRDVLEARAEGCRSQDQCVPVFPQCSGPVMCDQTHTHEGHTSLSHPIGQAGRKDDQTECPASSHPVIKCETEEWTSPPLTEPVTEDSGSALSKVPKVEKEEEEELLSDGEEGSVSELKEGQEEDAAEECGLDEEGEGAEPYLSEAEGEAELEPPASESEDGYSMHTASSSLQLHTTADSIPSSPASSQFSISSEDQEAIQAQKIWKKAIMLVWRAAANHRYANVFLQPVTDDIAPGYHSIVHRPMDLSTIKKNIETGLIRTTAEFQRDIMLMFQNAVMYNSSDHDVFHMALEMQRDVLEQIQQFLATQLIMQTSESSISAKSLRGRETNRKQDPNDKDGGTRGRRCAIEADLKMKK; encoded by the exons CACTGCGCCTCGCAGTATTCTGAGCTCCTGGAGACAACGGAGACCCCGaa GAGGAAGCGGGGGGAGAAAGGAGAGGTTGTGGAGACCATAGAAGATGTGATTGTGCGAAAACTGACGGCAGAGAGGATCGAAGAGCTGAAAAGGCTGATTAAAGACACCCAGGAGAAGCACAG GAAGCTGAAGAGGGAAGCAGAGCTCATTCAAGCAGGGAACCTGGATTCCAAACTGGAGGAATTATGGGGGGATATTTTACA gaagaagaaacaggaggaagaggaggcagagatgaagaggaaggccACAGATGCAGCCTATCAGG CCAGACAGGCGGTGAAGAACGCTCCAAAGCGGCTGAGCGGCGTCACCGTGCGCTCCCCCACCGGGGCCAGTTCGCCGAGCTTGGACTTCTCTCTGAGTGACACCCCCCTGTCCACGCCAGACGAGCCCAGCGCATCG ACACAGGCCAGTGCCGCGTTTTTGCCCCTTTCTGATGGTCCTGGGCCAGGAGTGGTTGAGTCAGGTTTGGGGGCTCTTCTGGACGACTCCCCACAGAAGAAGCTCCTCGGTCAGAAGGCCACTCCGCCTCCATCACCCCTCCTCTCAGAGCTGCTGAAGAAGGGAAGCCTTTTACCCACCAGCCCCAGACTA GTGGGTGAAGGGGACGTTCCTGGGGGTCACATGGCTGGAGCTCACGCTTTACCCGCCTCCCAGGCAGCTACAG gAGCTCCCACGCTGTCGCGCTTGCTGGAGGCCGGCCCTGCCCAGTTCCCCTCCCCTCTGGGTTCCCTGGCCACAGCAGATGCTCCCACTGCCTCTGCAGTCCCCGCACTGGACCCCGCCACGTCTCTAAGCACag GTGTTGATGTGGTCACCGCCTCTGTAAGTGGGGTACTGATTCATCCCGACTCAGCCGAACACAAGGCAGTGGAGCTGGCAGAGGACGACCTGGTCACGGTGTCCTACATGGGCGAGGAGCTGGACCTGGAGACAGTAGGGGACATCATTGCCATTATAGAGGACAAG GGGGATGAGAATGCTGAGGCTCTGGACGCTGCGGCTGTCGAGGcagccctctctctctgtgaggAAAGTGGCCACGCCCTCTCAGGCCCCTGGGAGACAGATCCGCCCATTCTGTCAGGAGCCCCGCCCAGCTCTGCATGTCTGCACGAGGCTTTAGAGGTTAACAGAGACGTGCTGGAGGCGAGGGCTGAGGGGTGTCGTTCCCAGGACCAGTGCGTCCCAGTATTTCCCCAGTGCTCAGGGCCGGTCATGTGCGATCAGACACACACCCATGAAGGCCACACCTCTCTCTCACATCCTATTGGTCAGGCCGGTAGAAAGGATGATCAGACAGAATGCCCCGCCTCTTCACACCCTGTTATTAAATGTGAGACTGAAGAGTGGACCAGTCCTCCCCTCACAG AACCTGTGACAGAAGATTCGGGCTCTGCATTAAGCAAGGTTCCTAAG gtcgagaaggaggaggaggaggagctgctgagTGATGGTGAAGAAGGGAGCGTGTCGGAGCTGAAGGAGGGCCAAGAAGAGGACGCTGCAGAGGAGTGTGGGCTGGACGAGGagggtgagggggcggagccgtACCTGTCTGAGGCTGAGGGCGAAGCCGAGCTGGAGCCCCCGGCAAGTGAAAGCGAGGATGGATACAGCATGCACaccgcctcctcctccctgcAGCTCCACACCACAGCTGACTCCATCCCCAGCAGCCCGGCGTCCTCACAGTT CTCCATAAGCAGCGAGGATCAGGAGGCCATCCAGGCACAGAAGATATGGAAAAAAGCTATCATGTTGGTGTGGCgagcagcagccaatcacag GTATGCTAATGTGTTCCTGCAGCCGGTAACTGATGACATCGCCCCCGGATACCACAGTATTGTCCACAG GCCCATGGACCTGTCCACCATCAAGAAGAACATCGAGACGGGCCTGATCCGTACCACAGCGGAGTTCCAGCGCGACATCATGCTCATGTTCCAGAACGCGGTGATGTACAACAGCTCGGACCACGACGTGTTCCACATGGCCCTGGAGATGCAGCGTGATGTGCTGGAGCAGATCCAGCAGTTCCTGGCCACACAGCTGATCATGCAGACGTCCGAGTCCAGCATCAGCGCCAAGAGTCTGCGTGGCAGGGAGACCAACCGCAAACAGGACCCCAACGACAAG GATGGAGGCACTAGAGGGCGCCGCTGTGCCATCGAGGCTGACCTGAAAATGAAGAAGTGA
- the brd8a gene encoding bromodomain-containing protein 8 isoform X1, whose product MASGVGKHKLLSLGPTEPWSVSEKLCLASSVMKSGDQNWVSVSRAIKPFAEPGRPPDWFSQKHCASQYSELLETTETPKRKRGEKGEVVETIEDVIVRKLTAERIEELKRLIKDTQEKHRKLKREAELIQAGNLDSKLEELWGDILQKKKQEEEEAEMKRKATDAAYQARQAVKNAPKRLSGVTVRSPTGASSPSLDFSLSDTPLSTPDEPSASTQASAAFLPLSDGPGPGVVESGLGALLDDSPQKKLLGQKATPPPSPLLSELLKKGSLLPTSPRLVGEGDVPGGHMAGAHALPASQAATGAPTLSRLLEAGPAQFPSPLGSLATADAPTASAVPALDPATSLSTGVDVVTASVSGVLIHPDSAEHKAVELAEDDLVTVSYMGEELDLETVGDIIAIIEDKGDENAEALDAAAVEAALSLCEESGHALSGPWETDPPILSGAPPSSACLHEALEVNRDVLEARAEGCRSQDQCVPVFPQCSGPVMCDQTHTHEGHTSLSHPIGQAGRKDDQTECPASSHPVIKCETEEWTSPPLTEPVTEDSGSALSKVPKVEKEEEEELLSDGEEGSVSELKEGQEEDAAEECGLDEEGEGAEPYLSEAEGEAELEPPASESEDGYSMHTASSSLQLHTTADSIPSSPASSQFSISSEDQEAIQAQKIWKKAIMLVWRAAANHRYANVFLQPVTDDIAPGYHSIVHRPMDLSTIKKNIETGLIRTTAEFQRDIMLMFQNAVMYNSSDHDVFHMALEMQRDVLEQIQQFLATQLIMQTSESSISAKSLRGRETNRKQDPNDKDTVPMASPAFLLSLFDGGTRGRRCAIEADLKMKK is encoded by the exons CACTGCGCCTCGCAGTATTCTGAGCTCCTGGAGACAACGGAGACCCCGaa GAGGAAGCGGGGGGAGAAAGGAGAGGTTGTGGAGACCATAGAAGATGTGATTGTGCGAAAACTGACGGCAGAGAGGATCGAAGAGCTGAAAAGGCTGATTAAAGACACCCAGGAGAAGCACAG GAAGCTGAAGAGGGAAGCAGAGCTCATTCAAGCAGGGAACCTGGATTCCAAACTGGAGGAATTATGGGGGGATATTTTACA gaagaagaaacaggaggaagaggaggcagagatgaagaggaaggccACAGATGCAGCCTATCAGG CCAGACAGGCGGTGAAGAACGCTCCAAAGCGGCTGAGCGGCGTCACCGTGCGCTCCCCCACCGGGGCCAGTTCGCCGAGCTTGGACTTCTCTCTGAGTGACACCCCCCTGTCCACGCCAGACGAGCCCAGCGCATCG ACACAGGCCAGTGCCGCGTTTTTGCCCCTTTCTGATGGTCCTGGGCCAGGAGTGGTTGAGTCAGGTTTGGGGGCTCTTCTGGACGACTCCCCACAGAAGAAGCTCCTCGGTCAGAAGGCCACTCCGCCTCCATCACCCCTCCTCTCAGAGCTGCTGAAGAAGGGAAGCCTTTTACCCACCAGCCCCAGACTA GTGGGTGAAGGGGACGTTCCTGGGGGTCACATGGCTGGAGCTCACGCTTTACCCGCCTCCCAGGCAGCTACAG gAGCTCCCACGCTGTCGCGCTTGCTGGAGGCCGGCCCTGCCCAGTTCCCCTCCCCTCTGGGTTCCCTGGCCACAGCAGATGCTCCCACTGCCTCTGCAGTCCCCGCACTGGACCCCGCCACGTCTCTAAGCACag GTGTTGATGTGGTCACCGCCTCTGTAAGTGGGGTACTGATTCATCCCGACTCAGCCGAACACAAGGCAGTGGAGCTGGCAGAGGACGACCTGGTCACGGTGTCCTACATGGGCGAGGAGCTGGACCTGGAGACAGTAGGGGACATCATTGCCATTATAGAGGACAAG GGGGATGAGAATGCTGAGGCTCTGGACGCTGCGGCTGTCGAGGcagccctctctctctgtgaggAAAGTGGCCACGCCCTCTCAGGCCCCTGGGAGACAGATCCGCCCATTCTGTCAGGAGCCCCGCCCAGCTCTGCATGTCTGCACGAGGCTTTAGAGGTTAACAGAGACGTGCTGGAGGCGAGGGCTGAGGGGTGTCGTTCCCAGGACCAGTGCGTCCCAGTATTTCCCCAGTGCTCAGGGCCGGTCATGTGCGATCAGACACACACCCATGAAGGCCACACCTCTCTCTCACATCCTATTGGTCAGGCCGGTAGAAAGGATGATCAGACAGAATGCCCCGCCTCTTCACACCCTGTTATTAAATGTGAGACTGAAGAGTGGACCAGTCCTCCCCTCACAG AACCTGTGACAGAAGATTCGGGCTCTGCATTAAGCAAGGTTCCTAAG gtcgagaaggaggaggaggaggagctgctgagTGATGGTGAAGAAGGGAGCGTGTCGGAGCTGAAGGAGGGCCAAGAAGAGGACGCTGCAGAGGAGTGTGGGCTGGACGAGGagggtgagggggcggagccgtACCTGTCTGAGGCTGAGGGCGAAGCCGAGCTGGAGCCCCCGGCAAGTGAAAGCGAGGATGGATACAGCATGCACaccgcctcctcctccctgcAGCTCCACACCACAGCTGACTCCATCCCCAGCAGCCCGGCGTCCTCACAGTT CTCCATAAGCAGCGAGGATCAGGAGGCCATCCAGGCACAGAAGATATGGAAAAAAGCTATCATGTTGGTGTGGCgagcagcagccaatcacag GTATGCTAATGTGTTCCTGCAGCCGGTAACTGATGACATCGCCCCCGGATACCACAGTATTGTCCACAG GCCCATGGACCTGTCCACCATCAAGAAGAACATCGAGACGGGCCTGATCCGTACCACAGCGGAGTTCCAGCGCGACATCATGCTCATGTTCCAGAACGCGGTGATGTACAACAGCTCGGACCACGACGTGTTCCACATGGCCCTGGAGATGCAGCGTGATGTGCTGGAGCAGATCCAGCAGTTCCTGGCCACACAGCTGATCATGCAGACGTCCGAGTCCAGCATCAGCGCCAAGAGTCTGCGTGGCAGGGAGACCAACCGCAAACAGGACCCCAACGACAAG GACACTGTCCCCATGGCCTCTCCTgccttccttctctctctcttt GATGGAGGCACTAGAGGGCGCCGCTGTGCCATCGAGGCTGACCTGAAAATGAAGAAGTGA